In Dromiciops gliroides isolate mDroGli1 chromosome 4, mDroGli1.pri, whole genome shotgun sequence, one DNA window encodes the following:
- the LOC122754294 gene encoding histone H2A type 2-A yields the protein MSGRGKQGGKARAKAKSRSSRAGLQFPVGRVHRLLRKGNYAERVGAGAPVYMAAVLEYLTAEILELAGNAARDNKKTRIIPRHLQLAIRNDEELNKLLGKVTIAQGGVLPNIQAVLLPKKTESHHKAKGK from the coding sequence ATGTCTGGCCGCGGAAAGCAGGGAGGCAAGGCTCGCGCCAAGGCCAAATCGCGCTCGTCCCGGGCTGGGCTGCAGTTTCCCGTGGGCCGTGTTCACCGTCTGCTGCGCAAGGGCAACTACGCCGAGCGGGTGGGCGCCGGCGCCCCTGTCTACATGGCGGCGGTGCTGGAGTACCTGACGGCCGAAATCTTGGAGCTGGCGGGCAACGCAGCCAGGGACAACAAGAAGACGCGCATCATCCCCCGCCACCTCCAACTCGCCATCCGTAACGACGAGGAGCTCAACAAGCTGCTGGGCAAGGTGACCATCGCCCAGGGCGGCGTGCTGCCCAACATCCAGGCCGTCCTGTTGCCCAAGAAGACCGAGAGTCACCATAAGGCCAAGGGCAAGTAA
- the LOC122754292 gene encoding histone H3, whose translation MARTKQTARKSTGGKAPRKQLATKAARKSAPATGGVKKPHRYRPGTVALREIRRYQKSTELLIRKLPFQRLVREIAQDFKTDLRFQSSAVMALQEASEAYLVGLFEDTNLCAIHAKRVTIMPKDIQLARRIRGERA comes from the coding sequence ATGGCCCGTACCAAGCAGACCGCCCGTAAGTCCACCGGTGGCAAGGCCCCTCGCAAGCAGCTGGCCACCAAGGCTGCCCGCAAGAGTGCTCCAGCCACAGGTGGTGTGAAGAAGCCCCACCGCTACCGCCCCGGCACCGTGGCTCTGCGAGAGATCCGTCGCTACCAAAAGTCGACAGAACTGCTGATCCGCAAGCTGCCGTTCCAGCGCCTGGTGCGTGAAATCGCTCAGGACTTCAAGACGGATCTGCGCTTCCAGAGCTCTGCCGTCATGGCCCTGCAGGAGGCCAGCGAGGCGTACCTGGTGGGGCTGTTCGAGGACACGAACCTGTGCGCCATTCACGCCAAGAGAGTGACCATCATGCCCAAGGACATTCAGCTGGCCCGCCGCATCCGTGGCGAGAGGGCGTAA
- the LOC122754289 gene encoding histone H1.4-like, with translation MSETAPAAPAAPAPAEKTPAKKKGKRASAAGGARRKAAGPPVSELITKAVSASKERNGVSLAALKKALAAAGYDVDKNNSRIKLGLKSLVSKGTLVQTKGTGASGSFKLNKKAPAADTKAKAKKPASAKTKKAAGAAKKPKKATGAAGAKKSVKKSPKKAKKPAAAKKAAKSPKKAKAAKPKKVAKSPAKAKAAKPKKVAKPKTAKPKAAKSKKAAAKK, from the coding sequence ATGTCCGAGACGGCACCCGCCGCTCCCGCTGCCCCGGCCCCTGCGGAGAAGACCCCGGCCAAGAAAAAGGGCAAGAGGGCTTCGGCCGCCGGGGGAGCGCGGCGCAAGGCCGCGGGGCCGCCGGTGTCGGAGCTGATCACGAAAGCCGTGAGCGCCTCCAAGGAGCGCAATGGCGTGTCCCTGGCCGCCCTGAAGAAGGCGCTGGCGGCCGCCGGCTACGACGTGGACAAGAACAACAGCCGCATCAAGCTGGGGCTCAAGAGCCTGGTGAGCAAGGGCACCCTGGTGCAGACTAAGGGCACTGGCGCCTCTGGATCCTTCAAGCTGAACAAGAAGGCCCCGGCGGCCGACACGAAGGCTAAGGCCAAGAAGCCGGCCTCGGCCAAGACCAAGAAGGCTGCGGGCGCTGCCAAGAAGCCCAAGAAGGCGACGGGGGCCGCGGGCGCCAAGAAGAGCGTGAAGAAGAGCCCGAAGAAAGCCAAGAAGCCGGCGGCCGCCAAGAAAGCGGCCAAGAGCCCGAAGAAGGCCAAGGCGGCCAAGCCCAAGAAGGTGGCCAAGAGCCCCGCTAAGGCCAAGGCGGCCAAGCCCAAGAAGGTGGCCAAGCCCAAGACAGCTAAGCCCAAAGCCGCCAAAAGCAAGAAGGCGGCAGCCAAGAAGTAG